A genome region from Acidobacteriota bacterium includes the following:
- a CDS encoding DUF4440 domain-containing protein: protein MKIRKVAFGLLLVTGTMVSCGPASKGTDNAKATVNRSQEEAALRALDLAWSDTANRKDIDGVVSYMADDGETLAPNEPAARDKAAIRASWANLLGLPNLTVHWEPLRVQVSESGEIGYTSGSYTLSYTDPKGRTVTDHGKYLEVWKKVDGKWKCSSDAYNSDIPLT, encoded by the coding sequence ATGAAGATTAGAAAGGTAGCCTTTGGCTTGCTTCTGGTGACCGGTACGATGGTTTCCTGCGGCCCAGCTAGCAAGGGAACTGACAATGCAAAAGCCACAGTCAACCGCAGTCAGGAGGAGGCGGCCCTGCGTGCGCTTGATCTGGCCTGGTCGGACACCGCCAACCGAAAGGACATCGACGGTGTTGTGAGCTACATGGCCGATGACGGTGAAACCTTGGCCCCCAACGAGCCTGCCGCTCGAGACAAGGCCGCCATCAGAGCCTCGTGGGCCAACCTCCTCGGCCTTCCCAATCTCACTGTCCACTGGGAGCCGCTGCGCGTCCAAGTCTCCGAGAGTGGGGAAATAGGCTATACGAGCGGCTCCTACACGTTGAGCTATACCGATCCCAAGGGCCGGACGGTGACTGACCACGGCAAGTATCTGGAAGTGTGGAAGAAGGTTGACGGCAAGTGGAAATGTTCGTCGGACGCGTACAACTCGGATATTCCGTTGACGTAA